The Acidobacteriota bacterium sequence TGGCTGAATTCATGGAGGCGTTCAAGAAGGCCAATTGAGCTGCCGGCCGGCAGATACCGATAATCCCACGGAGTCAGGGCCTGGTGAGGCCCTGACTCCTTTGTATATGGGCGGTCCCGGATTCACCAGCCTCAGGTTCGTTCTCATTTGACAAATCACGACTCGTGTCGTAGATAGGAACCGGTATTGTTTTCGACTGACCCGCCCGAACAAGGAGGCCGCACCATGACGCCCGTCCGCACGATATGCTTTACTCTTCTGGCATGCCTGGCCATAAGCACAGCCCCCCGCGCCCAGGTCCAGCGAACCGAAGTGGGCAACCTGGCAATTGAGAGCATTCCGGAGATCCCCGACCGGATAGTCGACCGCATGCGTCAGTATAGCAATACGCGGTCTGCTTATTTGAACGGCTGGGACCCGTCAGGGAGCGGTATCGTCATCACGACCCGTTTCGCGGAGACGGCACAATTGCACTTTGTCCGTGAGCCGCTGGGCGCCCGCGAACAGTTGACCTTCTTCGACGAGCCGGTCGGCTCGGCCCGGGTTTCTCCGGATACCGCCCGCCCCGGAATCCTCTTTTCCAAGGATATCGGGGGTGACGAACTGTATCAGATTTTCTACCTTGACCTGGACCCAAGCCACATCACCATGGTAACGGACGGCAAGTCTCGAAATGGCGAGATGAAATGGTCCCCAAGCGGCGGCATGTTCGCCTACCAGAGCACGCGCCGCAACGGCAAGGACTGGGATATCCTGGTTGCCGACATCAACACGCCGACCGAGGCAAGGACGGTGGTGCAGGGGCAGGGATACTGGGAGCCGCTGGCCTGGTCTCCCGACGAAACCAGGCTGCTCGTAGAAAACTACGTTTCCATCAACGAAGCCTACTATTACGTCGCCGATGTCTCTTCGGGCGAGATGCAGCGAGTAAACCCATCCGACGAAAAAATGGCCATGGGCGGCGGTGTGTTCTCGGGGGACGGTTCGACCCTGTACATCATCACAGACTACGGCTCTGAGTTTCGCCATCTGAGGTCTTTGGATCTGGCCGGCCGCGAATTGAAGACGCTGACCGCGCAGATCCCGTGGGACGTGAACGGCCTGGCCATTTCGCCCTCCGGAGAGACGGTGGCTTTCACCGTCAACGAAAACGGAGTCAGCCGTCTTTACCTGCTCGACACCCGGACAGGTGCGTACCGGCCCGTGCCTGGGCTGCCGGCGGGGCAGGTCAGCGACCTGCGGTTTCGACCTGACGGTTCCGAACTGGGCTTTACGCTTGAGACACCGGTTTCCCCCGGCGACGTCTACTCCCTGGTCCTGGCTGACAGCTCACTGGTGCGGTGGACACTAAGCGAGGTCGGCGGTTTGAGCCGGGAACGGTTTGTCAGCCCCGAACTGGTAGCGTACCCGACTTTCGATTCAGTGGACGGGCAACCGCGCATGATACCCGCCTACTATTACAAACCCGAGCGTGCCGCGGAACCCTACTCGGTGGTGATCCAGATTCACGGCGGGCCCGAAGGGCAGTTCCGGCCGTATTTCAGCCCCCGCCTTCAGTACTGGGTCCGCGAACTCGGGGTTGCGGTCCTGATCCCCAATGTGCGCGGGTCATCCGGCTACGGCCGGACTTACGGGCTGATGGATAACGGCTTTGGGCGCGAAGAGTCCGTACGCGACATAGGCAGCCTTCTGGATTGGATAGACACCCGACCGGAGCTCGACCCCACACGGGTCGCCGTCTACGGCGGATCATATGGTGGCTACATGGTGCTGTCGTCGATGACCCATTACAACGACCGGCTCCGGGCGGCCGTCGACGTCGTCGGCATCAGCAATTTCGTCACCTTTCTTGAGAATACCAAGGCGTACCGTCGGGATCTTCGCCGCGCCGAATATGGCGATGAGCGCGACCCGGAGATGCGGGAGTTCCTCAATCGCATATCGCCGACGACCAATGCGCACATGATCACCAGACCGGTGTTCATCGCGCAGGGGCTCAATGACCCCCGGGTACCGGCCAGTGAAGCCGAGCAGATTCTTCAGGCCGTGCGGAAAAACGGCGTCGAAGCCTGGTACCTGCTGGCCAAAGATGAAGGCCACGGCTACCGGAAGAAGAAGAATCAGGACTTCTTCGATCAGTCGGTCGTGCTGTTTTTCGAGCAGTACCTTCTGAAATAATGGGTGCCGGCCGGGCCGGCGAAGGGCCTGCCGGTTCGCCTGGTCCGGGTTGCTAATTGCTTGACAAAGGGGGGGACAGAGGTTTTTATGTGACAATCTGGTTTATTACCAACCCTATGCCGTGAGGAATTGATTTGCAGGCTCAGGACAAGACCGCCGTCGGCTATGCCGACCTTCTCGAGAAGTGTCGCCAGTATACGGCCTCGCGCGAAGTGCAGGCAATGGGGATCTATCCGTACTTCCACCCTATTCAGTCTGCCCCCGGCGACGAAGTCGTTGTCGACGGCAAAGAGTGCATCATGATCGGGTCCAACAACTACCTCGGCCTGGTAAACCACCCCAAGGTCAAAGAGGCGTCGGCTGAGGCGGCCCGCAAGTTCGGCTCCGGCTGCACCGGTTCGCGGTTTCTCAACGGGACGCTTGATCTTCACCTCGAGCTTGAAGATCGGCTGGCCAAGTTCATGAAGAAAGACCGGGCGCTGGTTTTCTCCACCGGATTCCAGACCAATATGGGGACGATTTCCTGCCTGGTCGGCAAGAACGATACCGCCGTTATCGATCGTCAGGATCACGCATGCATAGTTGACGGCTGTCGCCTCTCTCATGGCAAAACGCTGAAGTTCTCGCACAACGACATGGCGGACCTGGGACGCATTCTCGGTAATATCCGGAGCAACAACCATCGTAGCGGCATCCTGATTGCGGTCGACGGCGTTTTCTCCATGGAAGGCGATATTGCCAACCTTCCTGCGATCGTCGAACTGGCGGACAAATACGGCGCCACGGTGATGGTTGACGATGCTCACTCGATCGGCGTGCTCGGCGCCACCGGCGCCGGCACGGCCGAGCACTTCGGGCTGACCGATAGGGTTGCCTTGACCACCGGCACGTTCTCAAAGTCATTTGCGTCGCTGGGCGGGTTCGTGGTCGGCGACGACAGCGTCATAGAGTATATTCAGCATAACTCGCGGGCACTCATATTCTCTGCGTCGATCACGCCCTCGTCGGCCGCGGCCGTGCTGGCGGCCCTCGACATCATCCAGGCCGAACCGGAGCGCCGCGAACACCTGTGGAAAAACGCCAGGCGGATGCTCCGCGAGTTCAAGACCCTCGGATTTAACACCGTAAACTCGGCCACGCCGATTGTCCCCATCCTGGTCGGAGAGGACCTCGACACGTTTGCGTTCTGGAAGGCGCTTTTTGACAACGGCGTGTTCAGCAATCCGATAGTCTCTCCTGCCGTTCCGCCGGGTCAGGCGATGATCCGAACGTCCTACACCGCCACGCATACCGACGAGCAGTTGGATCGGGTGCTGGAGGTGGTGGCCAAGGTCGGCCGGGAAAAGGGACTCATTTCCTGAGTCTATGGCAACCTTCGAAGTCGTCGAAGTAGAGTCCTCGGCGCAACTGAGACAGTTCATTCGCTGTCCCAATCGCCTGTACAAGGGTGACCCCAACTACGTGCCGCCCCTTCTGAGCGAGCGCAGGGAATTCTTCGATTTCCAGAGGAACCCGTTTTACCGCACGGCCCGTGTCAAGCTGTTCCTGGCCCTCCAGGGCAGCGAGGTAGTGGGGCGTGTGGCCACGTGTATCAACTTCCGGCACAACGACGTCCACCAGGAGCGGGTGGGTTTCTTCGGCTTTCTCGACACGCCCGACGACTACGAGATTGCCCAGAAGCTGCTGAAGGTCGCCATGATCACGCTCAAGACGGAAGGGATGGAGAAAATGCGCGGCCCCATGAACTTCTCCACCAATCACGAGTGCGGTTTCCTCGTCGAGGGGTTCGACCGGCCGCCCGCCGTGATGATGACGTATAATCACCCCTACCAGGTGCAGTTGGCCGAAAAGTTCGGGCTCAAGAAGGTCATGGACCTCATTGCCTACCGACTCACGAAGGAAGACGGCATTTCCGAGCGGATTCAGCGCGTCGTCGCCAAGACCAGGCAGCGCACTAACATCACTTTGCGCGGCCTTCGGCTGTCTGATTTCGACAACGAAATCAAACGCATCCAGGAGGTCTACAACACGGCCTGGGCGGCCAACTGGGGATTCGTACCTATGGACGGAGCCGAATTCGAGCATATGGCCGCTAACCTCAGGCGGGTCATCGATGCCGATTTGGTCCTGATTGCCGAGCACGGGGACAGGCCGGTGGCTTTCTCGCTGGCCCTGCCGGACGTCAATAAGGGCCTGATTCATCTAAACGGCAGGCTTTTTCCACTGGGAGTGCTCAAGCTGCTGTGGCATACCAAGCTGCGAAACAAGATTGACAGCGTCAGGTTGATAACGTTCGGCGTCATGCCCGAATACCAGAAGCGCGGGATCGATTCCATGATGTACATTGAAACGTTCGTGCGGGCAGTGGCCAAAGGTTACCGGGAAGCGGAACTGTCATGGATTCTTGAAACCAACGAGTTGATGTGCCGGGCGTGCGAAGAAATGGGTGCCAAACCGTACAAGAAGTATCGGATCGTGGAAATGCCGCTGTAAGACCTGGGCCACGCGTCCAGATGATCGAAGTCATGAGAAAAATTCACAAATTTTTCTTCGTCACGCTGGTCATATCGGTGACCTTTGCCTGCACCAGCCGCTACCGGCTGGATCTTTATATGGTTACCGGCGAGTTCGACAAGAAGGTAAAGATTGAAAACACGGAGTACGTCCAGGCAGCGACCATCAGGGATCCGTTCGCGGACGTTAAACTGCAGTCCGGCGACGGCAGTTGCCTGATTCTCAGCATCGGCACGCGCGGCGAGCGGCTTGAGGTAGACAGGTCACAGCTGCTTGGCTATGATGAGTACTTCCGCTGTTTGCTCTACCTCCAGTTGCCCCGGGACCTCCGACCGGACACGATTGTGCTGGAGAATAACTCATTCGCCCACGTGATAGGGCGGTACGATCAGCCGCCTGAGGAGAAGATTTTCTTGGCTGACTCGGGCACGCTGGTGTTGGACTCGCTGCCGAAAAAACTCCTGTTCGGTACCATCAACGGTGAATACCGCAACCG is a genomic window containing:
- a CDS encoding prolyl oligopeptidase family serine peptidase, yielding MTPVRTICFTLLACLAISTAPRAQVQRTEVGNLAIESIPEIPDRIVDRMRQYSNTRSAYLNGWDPSGSGIVITTRFAETAQLHFVREPLGAREQLTFFDEPVGSARVSPDTARPGILFSKDIGGDELYQIFYLDLDPSHITMVTDGKSRNGEMKWSPSGGMFAYQSTRRNGKDWDILVADINTPTEARTVVQGQGYWEPLAWSPDETRLLVENYVSINEAYYYVADVSSGEMQRVNPSDEKMAMGGGVFSGDGSTLYIITDYGSEFRHLRSLDLAGRELKTLTAQIPWDVNGLAISPSGETVAFTVNENGVSRLYLLDTRTGAYRPVPGLPAGQVSDLRFRPDGSELGFTLETPVSPGDVYSLVLADSSLVRWTLSEVGGLSRERFVSPELVAYPTFDSVDGQPRMIPAYYYKPERAAEPYSVVIQIHGGPEGQFRPYFSPRLQYWVRELGVAVLIPNVRGSSGYGRTYGLMDNGFGREESVRDIGSLLDWIDTRPELDPTRVAVYGGSYGGYMVLSSMTHYNDRLRAAVDVVGISNFVTFLENTKAYRRDLRRAEYGDERDPEMREFLNRISPTTNAHMITRPVFIAQGLNDPRVPASEAEQILQAVRKNGVEAWYLLAKDEGHGYRKKKNQDFFDQSVVLFFEQYLLK
- a CDS encoding aminotransferase class I/II-fold pyridoxal phosphate-dependent enzyme, producing the protein MGIYPYFHPIQSAPGDEVVVDGKECIMIGSNNYLGLVNHPKVKEASAEAARKFGSGCTGSRFLNGTLDLHLELEDRLAKFMKKDRALVFSTGFQTNMGTISCLVGKNDTAVIDRQDHACIVDGCRLSHGKTLKFSHNDMADLGRILGNIRSNNHRSGILIAVDGVFSMEGDIANLPAIVELADKYGATVMVDDAHSIGVLGATGAGTAEHFGLTDRVALTTGTFSKSFASLGGFVVGDDSVIEYIQHNSRALIFSASITPSSAAAVLAALDIIQAEPERREHLWKNARRMLREFKTLGFNTVNSATPIVPILVGEDLDTFAFWKALFDNGVFSNPIVSPAVPPGQAMIRTSYTATHTDEQLDRVLEVVAKVGREKGLIS
- a CDS encoding N-acetyltransferase produces the protein MATFEVVEVESSAQLRQFIRCPNRLYKGDPNYVPPLLSERREFFDFQRNPFYRTARVKLFLALQGSEVVGRVATCINFRHNDVHQERVGFFGFLDTPDDYEIAQKLLKVAMITLKTEGMEKMRGPMNFSTNHECGFLVEGFDRPPAVMMTYNHPYQVQLAEKFGLKKVMDLIAYRLTKEDGISERIQRVVAKTRQRTNITLRGLRLSDFDNEIKRIQEVYNTAWAANWGFVPMDGAEFEHMAANLRRVIDADLVLIAEHGDRPVAFSLALPDVNKGLIHLNGRLFPLGVLKLLWHTKLRNKIDSVRLITFGVMPEYQKRGIDSMMYIETFVRAVAKGYREAELSWILETNELMCRACEEMGAKPYKKYRIVEMPL